The Pirellulales bacterium genome contains the following window.
TCGGCTCCGAATCGCCGTTGGCGAACGTGCGGTATGAACTCGAGCAGTTGCGTGAAGAGGTCGCCGAGCTGCGGATGTTCGTGGCCCTGTTGCGCGATCGTAACTAAGCGATCGTTGGCGCAAAAGTTGAACGAATCATCAAAGCGAGGCGTGTGCATGGCATGCACGCCTCGCTTTTCTTTTGATCTAAATCTAGGATCACCAGTGCTTCCTCTTAAAGTGTAGTTAGGTGGTGGCCTACTCTTCAGCCTTCGCTTCTTCGACTGCCTCCAAGACAGCCACCGCCGCCTTCGCCATCAGGTGACGTACGCGTTGCCGAACGTCATGCCGATGGTGCTTACGAAGCACGTCCACGATCGCTCGCTCCAAGGCTTCTTCCAGTTCCTGAACTTCGTTGTGATCCATGCTTCTACCTGCGGAAATATTCTTGGTTAGCTGCAGATGACGCGACGGTCACCTTCCCCAATTCATCGCTGTGATCGATAACTGCAGTGTCGTGGCCAAAGAGACCCAGACGAAATAAGGTACCTGAGCCACGGCCACCCACCGATAATGTGTCCAGATCGCCGCCGCCATCCAGATGATGGTGGTCCACACAATCAGAATATCCACCGTCGCCAGCGGGAGACTACGCGTGCCGAACTGAATCGGCGTGAACAGCAGGTTAGCCACGAGGTTGATGGCGAAGGGCAATGCAACGAACCAGCCGATCCTTCCCCGAAGCGCCTGCACAAAAACGAAACCGAACGTGACGAGGATGATCGGGTAGATAATCTGCCAGATCAGCCCGATCGTCGCAGGCGCAGGCGTCCAGCTCGGCTTATGCAGCTCGTTGTACCAGGTCATCCAATCCATACGAAAACCTGTTCATCCTGCTTTTGTGGTTCAGCCTTTAGCCTTGGGAACTAATGATGCGCTGGTATCACGATGTCAGCTACTTTTTCGGCGGCGCATTTCTTGTCAACGCGATCCCACACTTCGTGGCCGGTGTCATGGGGCACCCCTTTCAAAGCCCGTTTGCCACGCCGATGGGCGAAGGGTTGTCGCCTGCCTGGGTCAACGTCTTGTGGGGTGCGGCAAATCTTATTGTTGCGTACCTGCTCTTGGCACGCGTGGGCGGTTTCGAATTTCGCCGATGGCGGCACGTTTTGGTCGCCGGAGCCGGCGGACTGGCGATCGCGTTGCAACTCGCGCGGACGTTTGGGCGTTTTTACGGCGGTCTGTGACGGTGGGATCGAGAGAGTCGATGTGCGTGCATGGCCTGGTTAACGGCCAAAATAGTGACCGTGCGAGCAAAAAGTGCCTGGTCGCTGTTCGCCTTGCCCCGGCTCGTCTGGTACGATGAGCGTCATCAGCGCCGGCCCTTATACAACCTTGAGGCGGCCGGCACTGATGCTCGCCTGAAGTGCCAACCTACCCCCGCCAGGACCCGCCATGTTTCGCGTCCTCGGTTCATCGCGTGCCCTCTGCGACGGCCTGACTCGCCGCGAGTTATTGCGCGTCGGCGGACTGGGGCTCGCTGGGTTGGGGCTGGCCGATCTGCTGCGGTTGCAAGACGCCGCGGCTTCTGTGCCTGGCGAGCGTCCTCGCTCGTTTGGCCGCGCGAAGTCGGTAATCCTCCTGCATCTGTACGGTGCGCCGAGCCAGATCGAGTTCGTCGACCCGAAACCGAACGCCCCGGTCGAGATTCGCGGCGAGCTGAAATCGATTCCGTCCAGCTTGGCGGGCTGCGATGTCTGCGAACTGTTACCGAACTTTGCCAAGGTAATGGATCGGACGACTGTGTTACGCTCGGTGACGCACCCCTATCCGCTGCACGGCGTCGCGTATGCGTTGACCGGAGTGCCGGCGATTGATGCGCCAATGGAGCTCAGCCCGCGCGATCCACGGCACTGGCCATTTTTCGGCTCGGTCGTCGATTACGTCGAAACGCAGCGAGAACGCCAGGCGACAGGACCCGCGACCAAGCGGCGCGTACCGAACAATATCGCCCTGCCGTTTCGCTTCAGCACGCGACGCGTGGGCGAAGTGCCGAGGGCCGGGCCCTATGCGTCGTTTCTCGGAAACGAATACGATCCCGTGTGGACGGACTTTGTCGGTAGCGGCACCAAGGCGCTAACGAAGACGCTCGCCCAGCAGAAGTTCGAGGACAACGATCCCTACATCGGCCTGTCGCCGGATAGCCACTTCGTGGTCCCCTCGGCCACGGCGCTATTGCCGGAGCTGACACTCGACCGGCTCGACCGACGACGGACGCTGCTCGCACAACTGGATCAGGCCAGGGCTGATTTGAACTCAAGCGCCGGCGGACGTCAGTTCGATCGTTATCGGCAGATGACGTATACGCTGCTCGAGTCGGATGATTTGCGCAGTGCCCTGGACGTACGGCTCGAACCCGAGGCAACGCGCGACATGTATGGCCGGACATTGTTCGGGCAGGCGTGCCTGGGGGCGCGGCGGCTGGTCGAGGCGGGCAGCCGGATGGTGACCGTCTTTTGGGATGAATATGGTCTGGCCGGCAGCGGTTGGGACACGCATTGGAACCATTATCCGCGCATGCGGCAGGAACTTTGTCCGGGGCTGGATCTGGCATGGTATGGGCTGATTACCGACCTGGACCGGCGCGGAATGCTGGACGATACGCTGGTTGTCTGCACCAGTGAACATGGACGCACGCCGCATATCGCGAACGTGCAGGGGGGCGGCCGAGACCATTGGTCGCGCGTTTATTCGGCGCTGTTTGCCGGCGGCGGCACGGCTCGCGGCCGCGTGGTGGGGGCTTCGGACAAGCATGGCGGCGATGTCGCCAACGATCCGATCAGCCCCAAGGACATGCTGGCCACGATGTACCATCTGCTCGGGATCGACCATCGGTCGATCGTGCATGACGCGCAGGGGCGCCCCCTGCCGCTAGTCGACGGCGATGTGATTTCCGCCTCGCTCGCCTAGGCCCTGCACCGCACTTCGCACCCGCTCATGAGCACATTCGCGGATCAACTTGCGCGAAAATGCGTAACTTTGGGCGCGAAGGGGAAGCAGGAGAAGCTTTGACGCACGTTTTGCGCGTGACCTGCCTGCTGCGTATCGACACGCGATGAAGCGCGCGGCGCGAGGCAATGTCGATCATGCGCGAAGCCATCAACGGTGCGCCGAGACTCGCATCGCGGTTGTAAGCGCGCGGCAATCCATCGCATCGCGCGCGCTTGTTGATGATCGCGCGCGAAGGAAGAAATGATGCGCACGATTGCGCGGCGCGCGGTTCGGCGCAGCGCGGTGAAGTCGCGCGATGAAGCGAATCGCGCGAGTTTGGCAAAACTGGGGTTGCACATTTTGCAAGCCCCCCGTACAAATGAATGCATGTGGCAGCAGCGCCTGCAACGCTATTGCGTTTTGGGTGCTGCGAAACAAGAAGTTTTAGATTCGAAGGTGAGCTTCAGCCACACGAGAACCGCTAGGAAGGTTTTCAACGAACTCACCAGCACCCTTAGTTAGGAGGACGTAAGAGTGGCCAAGAAGAAAGCTGCCAAGAAAGGTGCCAAGAAGAAGGCCGCCAAGAAGAAGACCGCCAAGAAGAAGTAGGTGGTCCGCGATCGAGATCCTTGAGATCCCGATTGTGTGAAGCTTAAAGCAACAACGGTGACGAGCCGCCCGCCTGCACAAGGCGGGCGGCTCTATTTTTGCGCCGTGCCGGTCCCCTTGGGCCAAACTCTCTTGTCATCGCTGCTCGATTGACGATCGAGACGTCAAATCTAGAGCCAATTTCCGGCCTTTTCGCCAATATTCGGCCCGCAGCGTGCCGATCTCCTGCCGCAAAACGCTCGGTCGTTCCGTCTATACTTCCAGGACGAACGCGACACAAAATAGGATGACGCGGCGGTGGCATCAGATGCACAACTCGCGACATTGGCGCGCGCCGGAGATGTTGCAGCGTTCGGCGAATTGGCCGGCCGCTACGAACGGACGCTGCTGGCCCTAGCGTTGGCCAAGCTGCACGACATTCACGCCGCCGAAGACGTCGTCCAATCGACATTGTTGCGGGCGTTTCGGCAGTTGCATGGATTGCGCGACGTGGACCGATTCGGGCCGTGGCTCTACGCGATCGCGTATTCACAGACAACCGATGCCCTCAGGTCGCGCCGTATTCCCGTTAGTCTGTCGCCGGCATGTGACCAGATTGCCGGAGAGGACGGCGATGAGCTACGGCTTTGGATCGAACACGAGCACCTGCTGAATTTGGTCGCGCGCTTGCCCGATTCCGAACGCACGCTCTTGGGGCAGCGTTATTTCGATGGGCGCACCATGGCCGAAATCTCAGCCGCCAGCGGTCGGCCCATCGGTACGGTTACTAAGCAGATTTCGCGGGCGGTTGCCCGCCTCCGCGAGTGGTTTGAGAAAGGGGATCTATCATGAATCTGGAAATCTCTCTCGAAAGCCGGTTGGAATCTTTAGGCACCCAATTGCGTGCGAGGCCGCGTCAGACGGAACGCGTGCTCGAAGAAATCCGGGCGTCGGGCATGATTTCTGTGATTGAGAGAACTCCCCTGCGGTCACGACGCCCGTCGAGGCTATTCATGACGGTCGCGACAGGCGTGGCATGCCTTTGTGTGGCGGGGCTGATTGTGGTGTTGATGGCACCTTCGTCGGCCGTGGGCTGGGCTGACGTCGCTGCTACCTGGCAGGCGCAGCCGTGGGTGCGAGGCCAGGTCGTTTTTCCGGGCGACAACGAGGGCGAAATGTGGATTTCACCCCACCGGCAGATCTGGGCATTCAACCTGAACGGCACCCTCTACTTCTATGACGGCGAACAGCGAACAAAATACGAATATCACCGCTCCGATCGGCAAATCACGAAGCTGCCGCTGGGAAGCGATGATGTTCAAAAAGCTCTTCCACTCGGCGCGTTGTCCGACAATAAGCCTACGATCGGCCCGTGGCTCTTTGGAACCGAGAAAATCGTTGCGCAAGAGCGGCGCGAGGTCGTCGACGCTGGTCGGACGTGGATCGACTTTCGGCTCACCCTGTGGCGAGGAGCGCGAAACCACGCTGTTCTTCGGGTCGATCCGCAGACCCGGCTGCCGGTCTACCTAACCGCTGCATCGAGTGAGGAGTCGAAAAACGCCTATAAATGGGAATTCAGTTATCCCACAGAAGGCCCGACTGATATTTACGCTCTGGGCGCGCCACGCGATCTACCGGTCGTCGATTGCATGCCCGCTACGGATGCGCAGCAGGTGCTCGATAGGATGGCTGCCACGCGGTCCCGCATTGGTGATTTCCGCTTAATTATCGGACGACCGGCAGGTCTGGTCATCGGAGGTGCGAACGACGATTGCTTGCCAACAACCATCGTAAGTCGCAAAGGGAGCCGCTGGCGCGTCGAGCAGCGAGAGATCACGTCGCAGGTTGAGCCAGCCACTGCGCGCCCCGCAGATGGCGATTGGGCAAAATGGCTGTCGGAGGAAGCCCAACGTCACTCATTCGTTCCGCAAATAATCTGTGATGGTACAGCGGTTTGGGAAAACAGCGAGCGGCGTGCAGGGCATGTCGGACAGTGGCAGCGCAGCGGTACCACCGGGCCACAGGACTTGCTATCGGGTGAGGACCGCCTCGGGAATCTTCCCTCGGCGCCGGACGTAAAGATTGCCTCGCTCGTTTATCCCGACCTAACTCCCAAACGCGGCTGGCAATTCGCATTCGACGCCGCGCCGGCTGATGCGCCTGGCTATGTGCTCATCAAGCGTTCAGCGCGGCTGGCGATGGCTGAACCGATGGTCGGCCACGAGTGGTATTACATCGATCCAGCCAAAGGGTGCGCTGTGGTGCGAATCGAATTGTTTAATCTTCCGCCGCGAGCTGCAGTGCATCCGACCGCGGCCGACACGCGCAATACAATCCGCTTCGAAGGCTTCGCGTCGTCGCCGCAGGGCTTTTGGTATCCAACTGTCGTATCTACGGAGAGTATCTCTCCGAAGCCGCAAGGGGTTCAAGAATATCGGAAGACGGTGCGTTATGCCTTTGATTTTGCCCCCACGCTGCCCGACGACTTGTTCGTCGTCGGTAGTCACCCTTGAGAGCAGAGGCAGATCGACACGAATGACCAACGCTCATCAGCTGAACACGAGGAGCGGAATTGAATTGTTCGCTCGCCTTCAATACTTCCCGGTCTCGGCCGCCCGCAGGCTGGCACGCATCATGATCTTTGTTGCCTCCAGGAAGGCCACGAAGCGCTCGTCCTTCGTCAGGCCGTGGTGGTAGCGGTAGTAAATCTGTTGCGCGATTACGGCCGTCTTGAACATGGCATAGACGTAGTAGAAGACCATGCCCGATATGTCACGACCCGTCTTTTCGGCATATCGCGCGGCCAACTCGGCCCGGGTCATGCTTCCCGGTACAGTCGTCGGCGCCCAGCGGATCAACTGCATCTCGCCTGGATCGTCGGCGTTGATCCAATAGCACAGCGCTGTCCCCAAATCCGAAAGCGGGTCGCCGAGCGTACACATTTCCCAATCGAGCACGCCGATAATCTTGGTGACGTCATCGGCCGCCACGATCGTGTTGTCGTACTTGTAATCGTTGTGGATCAGCGTGGCGTCAGAATGCGTGGGCATGTGCTCGGCCATCCAGCGGCTGACCGGTTCGACTTCGGGAATATCGTGCGTCTGCGAGCCATAGTAGCGCTTCACCCAACCTTCGACCTGCCGCTGCATGTAACCCGTGGGCTTGCCAAGATCGGCCAGGCCGATTTTTTCGTAATCCAGACCATGCAGCGTGGCGAGGGTATCGACGAACGACTCGCTGAGCCGGCGGGCGACATCGGGCGTGAAATCGAGCCCGGCCGGGGGCTCGCGGCGAATGATCACGCCGCGGATGCGATTCATCAGGTAGAAGGGGGCGCCCAACACCGTGTCATCATCGCAATACAACACCGTTTGCGGTGCCTGAGGGAAACCCGTGTGCAATTTCGACAGCACACGGTATTCGCGCCCCATGTCGTGCGCGCTTTTCACCTTGCTGCCGAACGGCGGGCGCCGGAGCACCATGTCCAGATCGCCCAACCGGACTGAGTAGGTAAGGTTCGAGTGGCCGGCCGGGAATTGCTCGACGATCAATTCGCCTTGGGCCGTCGGCAATTGTTCACGCAAATAAGCATCGAGCTTGGCGAGGTCGAGTTCCTCGCCCGAGCGAACCGTGCGCGTTTTATCGAGAATGTCAGTCACGTGGGGACTCCGGGCACGTGGGAAAGTGAGTGACGGGTGACTAGTAGTTCCCGTCACCCTGCCCTCTCCCGGAGGGAGAGGGGTTCAGACTTTGAATTGCCAATCGCGCTACGAGATCTTCACGCCGTAACGACTGAGGACGCGTTTGGCGACGACCATTTTGTGTACTTCGTCGGCGCCGTCGTAGATACGGGCGCCACGTTCGTTGCGCAGGAACGTCGCCAGGGGCGTATCGCTGGTGATACCCAGGGCGCCATGCACCTGGATCGCGCGATCGATCACCTTCAGCAGCACGTCGGCAGCGAAAAACTTGATGCAGGAGATCTCTTCGCGCGCCTCGGCTATGCCCTGGTTGTCGATTTTCCAAGCGGCTTGCAGGACCATCAGGCGGGCGGCATTAATCTCGGCACGACTGTCGGCGATCCATTGCTGAACGATCTGCTGCGTGCCGAGCGGCTTGCCGGGGGCAAGTTCACGGCTGGCGGCGCGCTTGCACATCAAATCGAACGAGCGCTCGCAGATGCCGATCCAGCGCATGCAGTGGTGGATACGGCCCGGGCCAAGACGCTCTTGTGCGATGGCGAAGCCTTCCCCCTCTTTGCCGAGCACGTTCGTCTGCGGGACGCGACAGTTTTCGTAAACGACCTCGGCGTGGCTGTCATAGTCGTCGCCGGCGTGCCCCATCAGCTCGATATTGCGAATGAACTTGAAACCGGGCGTGTTGACCGGCACGATGATCTGGCTGGCCCGCTTGTGCGGCGGCGCCTCGGGATTTGTAACGGCCATTACGATGGCAAAGGCCGACCCGTCATACGATGACGTGAACCACTTGCGGCCGTTGATGACGTAATCGCTTCCCTGTTTCACGGCCAGGGTATCCATCCACACGGGGTTCGAACCGGGGCGCTCCGGCTCGGTCATCGAAAAGCAACTGCGAATCTCGCCTTCCAAGAGTGGCTTCAGCCAGGTCTTTTTCTGCTCGTCGGTGCCGAACTGCAACAGGATTTCCATGTTGCCGGCATCGGGGGCCTGGCAGTTGAACGAATAATGCCCCATCGTGCTGCCGCCGAGAGCTTCGCTGACCATGCCGTGTTCGAGAAGCGACAGTCCCATGCCGCCATGCTCTTTGGGGATTTGCGGACACCACAGGCCGAGCTTGCGCACCTTGGCGCGTTTCTCGCGCAATTGCGGCACCATCGCTTTGAATCCGCGCTCGCGAGCCTCAGGCTCGAGCGGATAGAGCTCCTTCTCAACGAACTCGCGCACCTGCGCGAGGATCTCTTGCATCCTGGGCGAAATAGAGAAGTCCATCCGAATCTCCCCTCGAAATGTTGTGGACGCGAGTTGATGCGTGCGCGATGCTCGTCGGCCTTGCGGCCCCGTATGCGAATTGCGGTTGTATGCGCCGTCGCCTGGCGACGATTCCCACAATCGTCGCATTTCCAGCGCCGCTGTAAAGCGGCGGGCCCGTCTCGTGGCCACGCCGGGCGCGTGCGGTCGGATAAGCCGTCGACCGTTTATCGGGTCGGCCGTCTATCGGTACGTCAGGTGTTCCGGGGCGTCCAGGTGCGGAAAGGCGTTATATCGGCTGAGCGTAAATCGCTCGCCGGAAAAGATAAATTCGCTGAACGAGGCGTTACGCACCATCCAAGCCATCTGCAAGGTCGTGCGATGCGTGAGCCCCAGGGCTCGCTGCATACATACCCCTACCGGCCCGCCTGACGTGAAAGCCGCGACCTGCCGGCCGGCGCCGGGCCGGGCCGAGATCTCATCCAACGCCCGATGCACGCGTTGGCAGAATGTGGCCCAGGATTCGACCCGTGGCAGGTCCAATTCGCCGTGGGCCCAACGGTCGATCACTACTTCGTAAAGCTTTTGAAACGCACGCAGCTTCTCGGCGCGGTCCGGCGCCCGTTCGACCGCCTCGTGCAGGCGACGGATGTTGTCGTGCTCCTGGATCAGGCTCGGCAGGGCCTGTTTCAGCACGGCTTCGGCCTCGTATTCGTCGAGACCAGGAAGCACCACCGGCTCGGGCCAGTCCAATCCGGCAGCCCGATATGCTTCACCGGCCAGACGGGCTGTCTCGATGTGGCGGCGGCAGGGGCCCGTGAAGACTTCGTCAAACAGGACGTGCCGCTCGGCCCAATACTCTCCGAGCAACCGCGACTGCGTTTCTCCAACAAGAGACAACTGATCGTAGTTCTCGGCAAAGAACGAGGCCTGGCCGTGCCGGATTGCAAAAAGGGTGCTCATCGCAGGAGTGCCCGAGGACGAAGCTCGACTGTCTACACAACAGCCGGGTAGCGGCAATTCAGAAACTCGACAGCCATCTAGATCGTGTGACCGCCATCGACCAGGTAGACTCCGCCGGTGCAGTATTCCGCGGCATCGCCGGCAAGGAACACGGCCATGGGCGCGATCTCATCGGGTTGGGCCATCCGCGCCAGCGGCAACTGCGAGGTGAATTTCTCCAAGTTGCTTTCGGTCTCCCACAGGGCCTTGCTGAACTTGGTCTGCACGAGGCCCGGGCAGATGACGTTGCAGCGTATCTTCACCGCGCCCCACTCTGCGGCCAAGACCTTGGTCAGGCTGATCAGCGCCGCCTTGCTGACGCTGTAGATGCCCAACATCGGCTCGGGGCTAATGCCGCCGATGCTGCTGATGTTGATAACCGATCCACCACCACGCTCGGCCATAATCGGGAAGGCGCGCTTGGCCAGTTCCAAGGGCCCTTTAACGTTGACGGCCATGATCTTGTCGAACACAGCTTCATCGGCCATCACGATGGGCCCGAAGACCGGGTTCGTCGCCGCGTTGTTGACGATGATGTCCACGCCGCCGAATCGGGCGACCGTCTTGTCGACCAGGGCATGAAGATCGGCCGTACTACCGGCATGCGCGGCGACGGCGTCGGCTTCGCCGCCGGCGGCTTGGATCGCCTTGGCCACGACGTCGACGCTCTCTTGCTTGCGGCTGCTGACCATCACCTTGGCGCCGAACTCGGCCAGGCCGCGGGCGATCG
Protein-coding sequences here:
- a CDS encoding RNA polymerase sigma factor, coding for MASDAQLATLARAGDVAAFGELAGRYERTLLALALAKLHDIHAAEDVVQSTLLRAFRQLHGLRDVDRFGPWLYAIAYSQTTDALRSRRIPVSLSPACDQIAGEDGDELRLWIEHEHLLNLVARLPDSERTLLGQRYFDGRTMAEISAASGRPIGTVTKQISRAVARLREWFEKGDLS
- a CDS encoding acyl-CoA dehydrogenase family protein; the encoded protein is MDFSISPRMQEILAQVREFVEKELYPLEPEARERGFKAMVPQLREKRAKVRKLGLWCPQIPKEHGGMGLSLLEHGMVSEALGGSTMGHYSFNCQAPDAGNMEILLQFGTDEQKKTWLKPLLEGEIRSCFSMTEPERPGSNPVWMDTLAVKQGSDYVINGRKWFTSSYDGSAFAIVMAVTNPEAPPHKRASQIIVPVNTPGFKFIRNIELMGHAGDDYDSHAEVVYENCRVPQTNVLGKEGEGFAIAQERLGPGRIHHCMRWIGICERSFDLMCKRAASRELAPGKPLGTQQIVQQWIADSRAEINAARLMVLQAAWKIDNQGIAEAREEISCIKFFAADVLLKVIDRAIQVHGALGITSDTPLATFLRNERGARIYDGADEVHKMVVAKRVLSRYGVKIS
- a CDS encoding TspO/MBR family protein, which translates into the protein MDWMTWYNELHKPSWTPAPATIGLIWQIIYPIILVTFGFVFVQALRGRIGWFVALPFAINLVANLLFTPIQFGTRSLPLATVDILIVWTTIIWMAAAIWTHYRWVAVAQVPYFVWVSLATTLQLSITAMNWGR
- a CDS encoding histidine phosphatase family protein produces the protein MSTLFAIRHGQASFFAENYDQLSLVGETQSRLLGEYWAERHVLFDEVFTGPCRRHIETARLAGEAYRAAGLDWPEPVVLPGLDEYEAEAVLKQALPSLIQEHDNIRRLHEAVERAPDRAEKLRAFQKLYEVVIDRWAHGELDLPRVESWATFCQRVHRALDEISARPGAGRQVAAFTSGGPVGVCMQRALGLTHRTTLQMAWMVRNASFSEFIFSGERFTLSRYNAFPHLDAPEHLTYR
- a CDS encoding phosphotransferase family protein; translation: MTDILDKTRTVRSGEELDLAKLDAYLREQLPTAQGELIVEQFPAGHSNLTYSVRLGDLDMVLRRPPFGSKVKSAHDMGREYRVLSKLHTGFPQAPQTVLYCDDDTVLGAPFYLMNRIRGVIIRREPPAGLDFTPDVARRLSESFVDTLATLHGLDYEKIGLADLGKPTGYMQRQVEGWVKRYYGSQTHDIPEVEPVSRWMAEHMPTHSDATLIHNDYKYDNTIVAADDVTKIIGVLDWEMCTLGDPLSDLGTALCYWINADDPGEMQLIRWAPTTVPGSMTRAELAARYAEKTGRDISGMVFYYVYAMFKTAVIAQQIYYRYHHGLTKDERFVAFLEATKIMMRASLRAAETGKY
- a CDS encoding glucose 1-dehydrogenase, which produces MPDSIKARFNLTGKVAIVTGASKGIGESIARGLAEFGAKVMVSSRKQESVDVVAKAIQAAGGEADAVAAHAGSTADLHALVDKTVARFGGVDIIVNNAATNPVFGPIVMADEAVFDKIMAVNVKGPLELAKRAFPIMAERGGGSVINISSIGGISPEPMLGIYSVSKAALISLTKVLAAEWGAVKIRCNVICPGLVQTKFSKALWETESNLEKFTSQLPLARMAQPDEIAPMAVFLAGDAAEYCTGGVYLVDGGHTI
- a CDS encoding DUF1501 domain-containing protein, which gives rise to MFRVLGSSRALCDGLTRRELLRVGGLGLAGLGLADLLRLQDAAASVPGERPRSFGRAKSVILLHLYGAPSQIEFVDPKPNAPVEIRGELKSIPSSLAGCDVCELLPNFAKVMDRTTVLRSVTHPYPLHGVAYALTGVPAIDAPMELSPRDPRHWPFFGSVVDYVETQRERQATGPATKRRVPNNIALPFRFSTRRVGEVPRAGPYASFLGNEYDPVWTDFVGSGTKALTKTLAQQKFEDNDPYIGLSPDSHFVVPSATALLPELTLDRLDRRRTLLAQLDQARADLNSSAGGRQFDRYRQMTYTLLESDDLRSALDVRLEPEATRDMYGRTLFGQACLGARRLVEAGSRMVTVFWDEYGLAGSGWDTHWNHYPRMRQELCPGLDLAWYGLITDLDRRGMLDDTLVVCTSEHGRTPHIANVQGGGRDHWSRVYSALFAGGGTARGRVVGASDKHGGDVANDPISPKDMLATMYHLLGIDHRSIVHDAQGRPLPLVDGDVISASLA